A single genomic interval of Patescibacteria group bacterium harbors:
- the rplI gene encoding 50S ribosomal protein L9: protein MKVILLDDVANIGHRYEIKNVSDGYAANFLLPQKLAEVATVSKIKELEKKKELIETELKQKRELATKSLTALNGVSIEMKETTNDQGHLFRGIHKEDIIKALKEQKGIDLNENTIALEQPIKEIGEFDIKIEVEDKSALLKLIVTSKNPT, encoded by the coding sequence ATGAAAGTAATCTTACTAGATGATGTGGCAAATATCGGACACCGATATGAAATAAAAAATGTCTCTGACGGCTATGCCGCTAATTTTTTATTACCACAAAAACTTGCCGAGGTTGCAACAGTTAGTAAAATCAAAGAACTGGAAAAGAAAAAAGAATTAATAGAGACAGAGCTCAAACAAAAAAGAGAGCTTGCAACCAAGAGCCTGACTGCACTCAATGGTGTGTCAATTGAAATGAAAGAAACAACCAATGACCAGGGGCATCTATTCAGGGGCATACATAAAGAAGATATTATAAAAGCATTGAAAGAGCAGAAGGGTATAGATTTGAATGAAAATACTATTGCACTTGAACAACCAATAAAGGAAATCGGAGAATTTGATATCAAAATAGAAGTAGAAGACAAATCTGCATTACTTAAACTCATAGTAACATCTAAAAATCCCACTTAA
- a CDS encoding S41 family peptidase produces the protein MNQKQKTSIIIGSIAIVLVAFFSGVYIGVENSGQLANVPLFSESNSGAPEGVNVSPLWKAWSVLNARYVPTSEADPVTEQDKLWGAIEGLAASFGDPYTVFLPPADSELFAEDISGNFEGVGMEIGIRNAIITIIAPLQGTPAKRAGVLSGDQIVKIDGKSTDRMTVDAAVKLIRGERGTTVKLTIAREGESELLDIPIVRDVIEIPTIDTQLRSDGIFVIELYNFSAIAPNLFRRALREFVELGGDKLIVDLRGNPGGFLEASVDIASWFLPTGKIIVTEDFGGSDKPRIHRSKGYDIFNDNLKLVILINQGSASASEIVAGALSEHGIATLVGDNTFGKGSVQELVKITSDTSLKVTIARWLTPDKNSISNGGLTPDVKVEITAEDIKEGKDPQLEKAVTLLLNM, from the coding sequence ATGAATCAAAAACAAAAGACTTCTATTATAATTGGTTCTATCGCTATCGTCTTGGTAGCGTTTTTCTCTGGAGTATATATTGGAGTGGAAAACAGTGGGCAACTGGCAAATGTCCCACTATTTAGTGAAAGCAACTCAGGGGCTCCCGAAGGAGTTAATGTAAGCCCGCTTTGGAAAGCATGGTCAGTGCTTAACGCACGGTACGTGCCGACTTCAGAAGCAGACCCTGTTACTGAACAGGACAAACTCTGGGGGGCGATAGAGGGATTAGCCGCATCTTTTGGGGACCCCTACACTGTATTTCTTCCACCAGCCGATTCGGAGCTTTTTGCAGAAGATATAAGCGGCAACTTTGAGGGTGTCGGTATGGAAATAGGAATTCGAAATGCAATCATCACTATTATAGCCCCACTTCAAGGAACGCCTGCCAAAAGAGCGGGAGTCTTAAGTGGAGACCAAATTGTTAAAATTGACGGTAAATCTACGGATAGAATGACAGTAGATGCAGCAGTCAAGTTAATACGAGGAGAACGCGGGACAACCGTAAAACTCACCATTGCGCGAGAAGGAGAGAGTGAATTGCTTGATATTCCTATTGTTCGTGATGTTATAGAAATTCCCACCATTGATACTCAGCTGCGATCAGACGGGATTTTTGTCATAGAGTTATACAACTTCTCGGCCATAGCCCCCAATCTATTTAGGAGAGCGTTGCGTGAATTTGTAGAGTTGGGTGGCGATAAATTGATTGTGGATTTACGTGGCAATCCTGGGGGTTTTCTCGAGGCATCCGTTGATATCGCAAGTTGGTTTCTTCCCACAGGAAAAATCATTGTAACAGAGGACTTTGGCGGGAGTGATAAACCACGGATACATAGAAGTAAAGGATATGATATTTTCAACGATAATCTCAAACTAGTAATTCTAATAAACCAAGGGTCTGCATCTGCTTCTGAAATTGTTGCAGGTGCCCTCTCTGAGCATGGTATTGCGACACTGGTGGGAGACAACACATTTGGAAAAGGATCAGTGCAGGAATTGGTGAAAATCACTTCAGACACTTCGCTTAAGGTAACGATTGCGAGGTGGCTTACACCTGACAAAAATTCAATCTCAAATGGAGGGCTCACTCCTGATGTAAAGGTAGAGATAACTGCAGAGGACATTAAGGAAGGCAAAGACCCCCAACTTGAAAAGGCTGTGACATTGTTACTTAATATGTAA
- the rpmA gene encoding 50S ribosomal protein L27, producing MAHRKAGGSAKNLRDSNPKYLGTKLYSGEKAKAGFILVRQRGTKIMPGKNVSVGKDHTLFALKDGVVQFRNKRKIHFNGKTIIKKVIDVI from the coding sequence ATGGCGCATAGAAAAGCTGGAGGTTCAGCTAAAAACCTACGAGACTCAAACCCAAAATATTTAGGAACAAAACTCTATTCGGGAGAAAAAGCGAAAGCTGGTTTTATATTAGTGCGTCAGCGTGGTACCAAAATTATGCCAGGCAAAAATGTCAGTGTGGGGAAAGACCACACTCTCTTTGCTCTCAAAGATGGGGTGGTACAATTTAGAAACAAGAGAAAAATTCACTTCAACGGCAAAACGATTATCAAAAAAGTTATCGATGTCATCTAA
- a CDS encoding 3'-5' exonuclease, with the protein MIIVDVEASGTDYNKHSIVSIGALDFDNPENKFYEECKIWDGAHIMDEALLVNGFTEEEIKDPNKKTEGQITDTFLQWAMALPEHTIGGQNPSFDRDFIKAAAEREHLNWQLAYRTIDTHTLAHMHMVKRGITPPVANKRSALNLDAVLNYVGIPKEPEPHNALTGALCHAEIIARLLHDKQLLEEFKQYSIPWQK; encoded by the coding sequence ATGATAATTGTAGATGTAGAGGCGTCGGGTACCGATTATAATAAACACTCAATCGTGAGCATTGGCGCACTTGATTTTGATAATCCGGAAAATAAATTTTATGAGGAGTGCAAAATATGGGACGGAGCACACATTATGGACGAGGCACTTTTAGTTAATGGTTTTACAGAAGAAGAAATCAAAGATCCGAATAAAAAAACCGAGGGGCAGATTACTGATACATTTCTACAGTGGGCAATGGCTCTTCCAGAGCATACAATTGGAGGGCAAAATCCTTCTTTTGATAGGGATTTTATAAAAGCGGCAGCTGAAAGAGAGCATTTGAACTGGCAGTTGGCATATCGAACCATAGACACACATACACTCGCGCATATGCACATGGTGAAAAGAGGAATTACACCTCCGGTTGCAAACAAACGCTCGGCACTCAATCTTGACGCAGTGCTCAACTATGTCGGTATTCCAAAAGAACCGGAGCCTCACAACGCACTGACTGGAGCGCTCTGCCATGCAGAAATCATAGCGCGACTGCTCCACGACAAACAACTTTTGGAAGAATTTAAACAGTATTCAATTCCGTGGCAAAAATAA